One part of the Candidatus Saccharimonadales bacterium genome encodes these proteins:
- a CDS encoding glycosyltransferase, whose amino-acid sequence MKSRKINESTFTIVSNGYADGPAQALRDYLIKHKAKRVTTIAHPLVPEGDNLHIITEYANGKKTEKSYRLPHKPPFTYPFDLVVPAIPKKTTVWFGFNNLAVLRGLEQRKWGRTDKVVYWAVDFFADRFGKDSLATKAYNAADKMAVKKSNARVELSPVGVTGRNEYLGLSADAIAPTQVVPMGAWLDRTPKVQKSAFKDKKVVYLGHLVERQGVATLIDAIKILVDDGEKVKAEIIGAGPLLEDLKKQAKDLGIEKNVTFHGFVKDHKDVESILASGMLAAAPYKHEENFVQFADAGKLKAYLGAGLPIVLTDVPNNAQELQKAGAAFVVDEDPKAFAKPLKTLLNDEKKWWAAQQSAMKVAKEFDWNVTLKKAMENIGIVE is encoded by the coding sequence ATGAAATCCCGAAAAATCAATGAATCAACTTTTACTATAGTTTCTAACGGATACGCTGATGGACCTGCCCAGGCTCTACGTGATTACTTAATAAAACACAAAGCAAAACGTGTTACTACAATCGCTCACCCGCTTGTACCAGAGGGCGACAACTTACATATCATTACCGAATATGCTAACGGCAAAAAGACTGAAAAATCTTATCGACTACCCCACAAGCCGCCTTTTACGTATCCGTTTGATCTTGTAGTTCCGGCTATTCCCAAAAAAACCACAGTTTGGTTTGGCTTTAATAACTTGGCAGTTCTGCGCGGTTTAGAGCAACGAAAATGGGGGCGCACTGACAAAGTTGTTTACTGGGCAGTGGATTTTTTTGCTGATCGTTTTGGTAAGGATTCGCTTGCAACTAAAGCTTATAATGCAGCCGACAAAATGGCGGTCAAAAAATCCAACGCGCGCGTAGAGCTTTCGCCGGTTGGTGTTACGGGGCGTAATGAGTATTTGGGCTTGTCTGCAGACGCAATCGCGCCAACTCAGGTTGTGCCGATGGGCGCGTGGTTGGATCGAACTCCAAAAGTGCAAAAATCTGCTTTTAAAGATAAGAAGGTCGTTTACCTGGGCCATTTGGTAGAGCGCCAAGGAGTCGCTACTCTAATCGATGCAATTAAGATTTTGGTGGATGATGGCGAAAAAGTAAAAGCCGAGATTATTGGGGCTGGTCCGTTGCTCGAAGATCTTAAAAAGCAGGCCAAAGATTTAGGCATCGAAAAGAATGTAACTTTTCATGGTTTTGTTAAAGATCATAAAGACGTTGAATCTATTCTAGCTTCGGGGATGTTGGCCGCCGCTCCTTATAAGCACGAAGAGAACTTTGTTCAATTTGCTGATGCCGGCAAGTTAAAAGCTTACTTGGGTGCGGGTTTGCCAATTGTTTTAACTGATGTGCCAAATAATGCACAAGAACTACAAAAGGCTGGCGCGGCTTTTGTGGTAGACGAAGATCCAAAAGCTTTTGCAAAACCTTTAAAAACTCTGCTTAACGACGAGAAGAAATGGTGGGCAGCGCAGCAGTCAGCTATGAAGGTGGCGAAAGAATTTGACTGGAATGTGACGCTCAAAAAAGCAATGGAAAACATTGGAATCGTTGAATAG
- a CDS encoding methyltransferase domain-containing protein, protein MTDFFVKLVVNLPIYPHWLEHKKLKQGNAVILKDISGRVLEVGAGDGSRKQHIIAEYPNVSEYIATDYSSWDDEFEGFSDIPNKFGNAGAIFMGRSHRHKLDKTCSATDLPFKNNSFDNHISFEVLEHIDDPEAFFKEAARVVKPKGKIILTVPFLYREHKMDFHRYTPDYFKYIAKKNGLEIKNFYHNTGFGTTQASLANQWFVRKVLESPIFLRPVYLLASPFAFVLNNVLGYLIDLNPDRRFATRFHIVLEKA, encoded by the coding sequence ATGACTGATTTTTTTGTAAAACTCGTAGTTAATTTGCCAATTTACCCACACTGGCTTGAGCATAAAAAATTGAAACAGGGTAATGCTGTGATCCTTAAAGATATTAGCGGTCGTGTGCTCGAAGTTGGCGCTGGCGATGGATCTAGGAAGCAGCATATTATCGCCGAGTATCCCAATGTTAGTGAATATATAGCCACGGATTATTCAAGCTGGGACGATGAGTTTGAGGGATTTAGTGATATTCCAAACAAGTTCGGTAACGCAGGTGCGATTTTTATGGGTCGCAGCCACAGACACAAACTAGATAAAACTTGCAGCGCAACAGACTTGCCATTTAAGAATAATAGTTTTGACAACCACATTAGCTTTGAGGTTCTTGAGCACATCGACGATCCCGAAGCATTTTTTAAAGAAGCCGCCCGAGTGGTTAAACCAAAAGGCAAAATTATTTTAACTGTGCCTTTTTTGTACCGCGAGCACAAGATGGACTTTCATAGGTATACACCAGACTACTTTAAGTACATTGCAAAAAAGAATGGCCTAGAAATAAAAAACTTTTATCACAATACTGGTTTTGGCACAACTCAAGCGTCTCTAGCCAACCAATGGTTTGTGCGAAAAGTTCTTGAATCGCCTATTTTTCTAAGGCCTGTTTATTTGCTAGCTAGCCCATTTGCATTTGTGCTTAATAATGTTTTGGGGTACTTAATCGATCTAAATCCAGATCGTCGTTTTGCCACACGTTTTCATATTGTTCTAGAAAAAGCATAG
- a CDS encoding oligosaccharide flippase family protein: protein MNLSQNLRGHWKKNTFLRNNIIVFFGSILTSAFSYFYYPIMARMLSIEEFGEIQTLVSLLTQASLIFGAINIVSVVLIASSKRNKHGERFIFELQKLTLYIAIGVSLTVAICSMWVTNFFHFPSVWPLLITLAAFIAGVPVVFWNSYLQARQNFTAMNAFGLVGAAGKLILAVFLVFLGWGAIGAALAVLLGQFAALTFARMRYDVPRLTELFKERLPNWKVLKVELRYTAMVIVVSLSITLLYSGDILLVKHYQSPEEAGAYAGIASIARIIFFLTLPFATVLLPAVHSEWKQREKTLKRSFTLVIGLGAFVAVVFWAFAPQIVSLMVGSRYIDYAYLLPELSLAILLMSIANILFYYMLSIRSIASLFISVIGVVTFFGLSTFNHSTSEQIVINMIGSSIVTVTLLVVTLSVWPRVSRVLTSKINLETKE from the coding sequence ATGAATTTATCGCAAAACCTTCGCGGCCATTGGAAAAAAAATACCTTTTTGCGCAACAATATTATTGTTTTTTTTGGTTCCATTTTAACCTCAGCCTTTAGCTACTTCTATTATCCGATCATGGCGCGCATGCTCTCGATCGAAGAATTTGGCGAGATTCAAACTCTTGTCTCGCTTCTTACTCAGGCTTCGTTAATTTTCGGCGCCATCAATATTGTGTCAGTCGTCTTGATCGCAAGTAGTAAACGCAACAAGCACGGCGAGCGTTTTATTTTTGAGCTGCAAAAACTTACGCTTTATATTGCGATTGGGGTTAGTCTGACTGTGGCAATTTGTTCTATGTGGGTCACAAATTTCTTTCACTTCCCGTCAGTTTGGCCGCTCTTAATTACGCTTGCGGCCTTTATAGCTGGAGTGCCGGTGGTTTTTTGGAATTCATATTTGCAGGCAAGGCAAAATTTTACCGCCATGAACGCATTTGGCTTGGTTGGTGCGGCAGGTAAATTGATCTTAGCTGTTTTTTTGGTTTTCCTTGGTTGGGGGGCGATTGGTGCGGCCTTGGCAGTGCTTTTAGGCCAGTTTGCGGCGTTAACTTTTGCCCGAATGCGGTACGATGTGCCACGGTTAACGGAGCTGTTTAAGGAGCGCCTACCAAACTGGAAAGTCTTAAAAGTGGAACTCAGATATACCGCTATGGTAATTGTAGTGAGCTTAAGTATAACCTTACTTTATTCCGGTGATATTTTGCTGGTTAAGCACTATCAAAGTCCCGAAGAAGCTGGAGCATATGCTGGAATTGCCTCCATCGCTCGAATTATCTTCTTTTTGACTCTGCCATTTGCAACTGTACTTTTGCCTGCCGTTCATAGCGAATGGAAACAACGCGAAAAAACCTTAAAGCGATCGTTTACTTTAGTTATTGGGCTTGGCGCGTTCGTTGCGGTGGTCTTTTGGGCGTTTGCACCACAAATCGTAAGCCTAATGGTTGGATCGCGCTACATTGATTACGCCTATCTCTTACCTGAACTTTCGCTTGCTATTTTACTTATGTCGATCGCTAACATACTATTTTATTACATGCTTTCGATTCGCAGTATTGCGAGTTTGTTCATATCGGTTATTGGAGTGGTGACTTTTTTTGGTCTTTCGACATTCAACCACTCTACTAGCGAGCAAATTGTCATAAACATGATCGGCTCGAGTATAGTTACGGTGACGCTGCTTGTTGTGACATTGAGTGTATGGCCGCGCGTGAGCCGAGTGCTTACGAGCAAAATTAATCTGGAAACCAAGGAGTAA
- a CDS encoding NUDIX hydrolase, translated as MEVFDYSDLRRTRVVEEEIFGPSVLFEQEPGHEMAGGYISDGAYAELLDKTVIVCADVVFYDPLVKTIYLATRRNLPMRGLWWIGGRVHAGETSLGAIQRIVQRETGLRLDSWRLASLNWMPRYHWSERQQEPRRAGSDNLCFMFKAQISPLEAMSAWSGLDANEYIKGAGLLAYTRSDLSELLDAGRLHPVIWQVYNEIFPSRITRIRNRLAGVIAG; from the coding sequence ATGGAAGTTTTCGATTACTCGGATCTGCGACGCACGCGCGTCGTGGAGGAGGAGATCTTCGGTCCGAGCGTCCTGTTCGAACAGGAGCCTGGTCATGAGATGGCCGGTGGTTACATCAGCGATGGTGCCTACGCCGAGCTGCTCGACAAGACGGTGATTGTCTGCGCCGACGTCGTGTTCTACGACCCTTTGGTCAAGACGATCTACCTCGCGACACGCCGTAACCTGCCCATGCGTGGGCTGTGGTGGATTGGCGGCCGGGTTCATGCCGGCGAGACGTCTCTCGGGGCAATCCAGCGGATCGTTCAGCGCGAAACCGGGCTTCGGCTCGACAGCTGGCGGCTCGCGTCGCTGAACTGGATGCCACGATACCACTGGAGCGAGCGCCAGCAGGAGCCGCGGAGAGCCGGCAGCGACAACCTCTGCTTCATGTTCAAGGCGCAAATCAGTCCGCTCGAGGCAATGTCCGCCTGGAGCGGACTGGACGCCAACGAGTACATCAAGGGTGCGGGCCTGTTGGCCTACACTCGCAGTGATCTCAGCGAGCTCCTCGATGCCGGTCGGCTCCATCCCGTCATCTGGCAGGTCTACAACGAGATCTTCCCGTCACGCATCACGCGCATCCGCAACCGACTGGCTGGCGTCATCGCCGGCTGA